The following are encoded in a window of Pirellulales bacterium genomic DNA:
- a CDS encoding efflux RND transporter periplasmic adaptor subunit — protein MVAQHLDEQSLNTLTLTDKAIERLGIRTAPIVAETVVRRRTFGGEISLPPGQALVVSAPMAGTLSDPATGGIPRPGNQISAGQAVLSFTPLLTAERDVLTPSERIRVAQTRADLAAAQLDAQRQIDSATVAIDAAQIDHDRALELLKNRAGSQAAVDAAYARLRLAQESLETAQTRHKFLSEVELDEQAGEVLPRPINAPVSGVLQSISVTSGESVHAGAELFRVVRLDRVWIRVAVFVGERHDIAAGQSAEVREYGQDAGVEAVTAHPVAAPPSADAQAASLDLFYEAENAQGKFFPGQKVAVLVPLSVRAESLVVPWSAVIYDIHGGAWVYERLAQNVFARRRVEVDFIDAGRAVLAAGPAPRTEVVTDGSAELYGTEFGTGK, from the coding sequence GTGGTAGCACAACATCTCGACGAGCAGAGCCTGAACACGCTCACGTTGACCGACAAGGCTATCGAGCGTCTGGGAATTCGCACCGCCCCCATCGTCGCCGAGACGGTTGTCCGTCGCCGCACCTTCGGTGGCGAGATTTCGCTACCTCCCGGCCAGGCCCTGGTCGTCAGCGCACCAATGGCGGGCACGTTATCGGATCCTGCCACAGGTGGCATTCCTCGGCCCGGGAATCAGATCAGTGCGGGCCAGGCTGTGTTGTCGTTCACGCCTCTGCTCACGGCGGAGCGCGACGTGCTGACCCCATCGGAGCGCATTCGAGTTGCGCAGACGCGTGCCGATCTAGCTGCGGCTCAACTGGACGCCCAGCGCCAGATCGATTCGGCGACCGTTGCGATCGATGCTGCGCAGATCGACCACGATCGGGCTTTGGAATTGCTCAAAAACCGAGCCGGCAGCCAGGCCGCTGTCGATGCCGCCTACGCTCGCCTGCGACTTGCGCAGGAGTCCTTGGAAACGGCCCAGACGAGGCACAAGTTCCTCTCCGAGGTGGAACTCGATGAGCAAGCAGGCGAAGTCTTGCCGCGGCCCATCAACGCGCCAGTGTCGGGAGTGCTGCAGAGCATTAGCGTGACTTCCGGGGAATCCGTACACGCCGGTGCCGAGCTGTTCCGCGTGGTGAGGCTCGATCGCGTTTGGATCCGCGTGGCAGTGTTTGTGGGCGAACGGCACGACATCGCTGCGGGCCAATCTGCCGAAGTGCGTGAATATGGCCAGGACGCGGGCGTCGAGGCCGTTACGGCGCATCCGGTTGCCGCACCACCGTCGGCTGACGCCCAAGCTGCCTCGCTCGACCTGTTCTACGAGGCGGAGAACGCTCAGGGGAAGTTTTTTCCAGGACAAAAGGTGGCCGTCCTGGTGCCGCTGTCTGTGCGGGCGGAGAGCCTGGTGGTGCCATGGTCCGCCGTGATCTACGACATCCACGGTGGCGCTTGGGTGTATGAACGACTGGCGCAAAACGTATTTGCGCGCCGACGTGTCGAGGTCGATTTCATCGACGCGGGGCGCGCCGTGTTGGCGGCCGGGCCCGCACCAAGGACTGAAGTCGTCACCGACGGTTCCGCGGAACTCTACGGCACCGAGTTTGGGACCGGCAAGTAA
- a CDS encoding TolC family protein has product MREPELPWRFMRIALVCACCLLAGCAGLPGTRRASVSEQLSCRTGHGLGADKPPCQALIPAGIVLDDGLTEDEAVTLGLWNNPAYQELLADLLLTRADIIAAGQLANPQITSLFPVGVKQWEFFLILPIDAIYLRPRRVLVAQLEDQRVAERLVQDGLNVIRDVRVAYIDLLLAEQRYQLALYGENLRQEFKRVAEARLRAGAVAELEVSPIRLDTLANVEEVARTARDIDLARERLRFRLGLATFDVPLRTAPPAAIQLPPLDREGLVGLATSSRPDLRAAQLAFSAAAERHTLSLYDYFNTGAFLPDINSRGEKGFEAGPGLRFDLPILNQNQGNRARAMAQAERLRRTYVLLRDTAANEVRLAYYQLEQAEQTLAIWKEQVVPQAQAAVEHARAAMLEDNVAMLAVFDTTRQLLNSRARELDAEAALRRAVAELERSVGRRLLFDGPSAATIESIPPPPAAPDLPAKPAEGPPQDAQQAPAINLFSPPRGHRMQPGNQERA; this is encoded by the coding sequence ATGCGCGAACCCGAACTCCCTTGGCGATTCATGCGCATCGCGCTCGTCTGCGCCTGCTGCTTGTTGGCAGGATGCGCCGGGCTTCCTGGTACCCGGCGGGCGAGCGTCTCCGAGCAGCTCAGTTGCCGTACGGGGCACGGGCTCGGAGCGGACAAACCACCTTGCCAGGCGCTGATCCCGGCAGGCATCGTGCTCGACGATGGCCTGACCGAAGACGAGGCGGTCACGTTGGGGCTGTGGAACAATCCCGCGTATCAGGAGCTGTTGGCCGACTTGCTGCTGACTCGGGCCGACATTATTGCTGCCGGGCAGCTTGCGAACCCGCAAATCACCAGCCTGTTTCCCGTGGGCGTCAAACAATGGGAGTTCTTCTTGATTCTCCCGATCGACGCAATCTATCTCCGGCCGCGGCGTGTCCTCGTGGCGCAACTGGAGGATCAGCGCGTTGCCGAACGGCTGGTACAGGATGGCCTGAATGTGATTCGCGACGTTCGCGTGGCGTACATCGATCTCTTGCTGGCCGAGCAGCGCTATCAATTGGCGTTGTACGGCGAGAATCTGCGCCAGGAGTTCAAGCGCGTGGCCGAGGCCAGACTGCGCGCCGGCGCGGTTGCGGAACTCGAGGTGTCGCCGATTCGCTTGGACACCCTGGCCAACGTCGAAGAAGTTGCCCGTACGGCGCGCGACATTGACCTGGCCCGCGAGCGGCTGCGGTTTCGGCTCGGGCTGGCCACGTTCGACGTTCCGCTCCGAACAGCGCCGCCGGCGGCGATCCAGTTGCCCCCGCTCGATCGGGAAGGATTGGTCGGCCTGGCAACATCGTCGCGGCCCGACCTTCGCGCCGCCCAGCTTGCATTTTCAGCGGCCGCTGAACGCCATACGTTATCGCTGTACGACTATTTCAACACGGGCGCGTTCCTCCCGGACATCAACAGCCGAGGGGAAAAAGGCTTCGAAGCCGGCCCGGGATTGCGCTTCGACCTGCCCATCCTCAACCAGAATCAAGGCAATCGGGCGCGGGCGATGGCCCAGGCCGAGCGGCTGCGGCGCACCTACGTCCTGTTGCGCGATACGGCGGCCAACGAAGTCCGATTGGCGTACTACCAACTGGAGCAGGCCGAGCAGACGTTGGCAATCTGGAAAGAACAGGTTGTTCCGCAAGCACAGGCGGCCGTCGAACATGCCCGCGCCGCTATGCTGGAGGACAACGTCGCGATGCTGGCCGTATTCGACACCACCCGGCAGTTGCTCAACAGTCGAGCCCGGGAACTCGATGCCGAGGCGGCCCTTCGTCGGGCTGTCGCCGAGTTGGAGCGCAGCGTCGGTCGCCGGCTCTTGTTCGACGGCCCCAGCGCGGCGACGATTGAGAGTATCCCGCCCCCGCCGGCCGCTCCCGATTTGCCGGCCAAACCAGCAGAAGGGCCCCCCCAGGATGCCCAGCAAGCTCCCGCGATCAACCTGTTTAGTCCTCCTCGCGGTCATCGGATGCAGCCGGGCAACCAAGAGCGAGCCTGA